The following proteins are encoded in a genomic region of Terriglobia bacterium:
- the rpsF gene encoding 30S ribosomal protein S6, whose protein sequence is MRTYEVAFIAAPTLTPEELDAFIAQMQAVVEGKSGKVVKVDNWGKKSLAYKIKRFRDGYYVILTIEADGAIIAELERRFRVADHVIRFLSVRIDEDLKRSEKMKAARQRKSVSKPAPAAPQVGEFEAEPPAAPIG, encoded by the coding sequence GTGAGAACTTACGAAGTAGCTTTCATCGCCGCGCCGACCCTGACCCCCGAAGAGCTGGATGCGTTCATCGCACAGATGCAGGCGGTGGTCGAGGGCAAGAGCGGCAAAGTGGTTAAGGTCGACAACTGGGGAAAAAAGTCCCTGGCCTACAAAATCAAGAGGTTCCGGGACGGGTACTACGTCATCCTCACCATTGAGGCCGATGGCGCCATCATTGCGGAGCTGGAGCGCCGGTTCCGCGTGGCGGACCACGTCATCCGGTTCCTTTCCGTCCGGATCGACGAAGACCTGAAACGCTCTGAGAAGATGAAAGCTGCCCGGCAACGCAAGTCGGTTTCAAAACCGGCACCCGCTGCGCCGCAGGTGGGCGAGTTTGAGGCCGAACCCCCGGCTGCCCCGATAGGATGA
- a CDS encoding 50S ribosomal protein L25, whose protein sequence is MQQIVVEAQRRTPAGKNANRRLRKSGHIPAVVYGAGREALPLLVDPDAISEILHSQSGHNTIFAVSVDGGAQANVMVKDFQLDPVRGAIIHADFYEIAMDQLLKLTVDVEMVGEAEGVKVDGGIMDVVSRSLEVECLPSDIPKSIRIDVSALKINDYIRVKNLPIDPKVRILSDPEVVIVTIVPPVKEEVVEVVAAPVAPAEPEVIRKGKAVEEGEGEGGEEKGKSAKPPEKSKPESK, encoded by the coding sequence ATGCAACAGATCGTGGTCGAAGCTCAAAGGCGGACTCCCGCCGGCAAGAATGCGAACCGGCGGCTTCGCAAATCGGGCCATATTCCGGCCGTCGTGTACGGTGCCGGGCGCGAGGCGCTTCCCCTGCTGGTGGATCCGGACGCGATATCAGAAATCCTCCACTCGCAGAGCGGGCACAACACCATATTCGCCGTCAGCGTCGACGGCGGCGCGCAGGCCAACGTCATGGTCAAAGACTTCCAGCTGGACCCCGTGCGCGGCGCCATCATTCACGCCGACTTCTATGAGATCGCCATGGACCAGCTGCTCAAGCTCACGGTCGATGTTGAGATGGTCGGGGAAGCGGAAGGGGTCAAGGTCGACGGCGGCATCATGGATGTGGTATCGCGCTCGCTGGAGGTGGAATGCCTGCCTTCTGACATCCCCAAATCGATCAGGATCGACGTCAGCGCTCTCAAGATCAACGACTACATCCGCGTCAAGAACCTGCCCATAGATCCCAAGGTCAGGATTCTGAGCGATCCTGAAGTTGTGATCGTGACCATCGTGCCGCCGGTCAAGGAAGAGGTTGTCGAGGTAGTGGCGGCGCCGGTCGCTCCCGCCGAGCCGGAAGTGATCCGCAAAGGTAAAGCTGTAGAGGAGGGTGAAGGAGAAGGAGGAGAGGAAAAGGGCAAGTCTGCCAAACCGCCCGAGAAGTCCAAGCCTGAATCCAAGTAA
- the rpsR gene encoding 30S ribosomal protein S18 yields MPAPKRFSVKRKRVCKFCAEKISYIDFKDGKLLSHFIPERGKILPRRISGVCSVHQRQLSEAIKRARHMAILPFIAD; encoded by the coding sequence ATGCCAGCTCCAAAGAGGTTCTCTGTCAAGCGCAAGCGCGTCTGCAAGTTCTGCGCCGAGAAGATCAGCTACATCGACTTCAAGGACGGGAAGCTGCTTTCCCATTTCATTCCCGAACGCGGCAAGATTCTCCCGCGGAGAATCAGCGGTGTCTGCTCCGTGCATCAGCGGCAGCTTTCGGAAGCCATCAAACGCGCCAGGCATATGGCGATTCTGCCGTTCATCGCCGATTGA
- the rplI gene encoding 50S ribosomal protein L9, which yields MKVILKQDVEKLGKSGDIVKVAAGYGRNYLIPRHIAVEATPGNLKVMEIERLNAAKRDQRERSAATLVAKELLKLVVTIERKAGEGGTLYGSVTSIDIADFLITHKIDIDKRKIQLDDPIKTIGEYQVPIRLHREVTVPIKVVVEAAPEPQAQP from the coding sequence ATGAAGGTCATACTGAAACAGGACGTGGAAAAGCTGGGCAAAAGCGGCGACATCGTGAAAGTCGCTGCCGGGTACGGCCGCAACTATCTTATCCCGCGGCACATCGCCGTCGAAGCCACCCCGGGCAACCTCAAGGTCATGGAAATCGAGCGGCTGAACGCCGCAAAGCGCGATCAGCGCGAAAGATCGGCGGCCACCCTCGTGGCCAAAGAGCTCCTGAAGCTTGTCGTCACGATCGAGCGCAAAGCCGGCGAGGGCGGAACTTTGTACGGCTCCGTCACCTCGATTGACATTGCCGATTTCCTCATCACGCACAAGATCGATATCGACAAACGCAAGATTCAACTGGACGACCCCATCAAGACCATCGGCGAGTACCAGGTGCCGATCCGCCTGCATCGCGAGGTCACGGTTCCCATCAAGGTGGTTGTCGAAGCCGCGCCCGAGCCGCAGGCGCAACCGTAA
- the pth gene encoding aminoacyl-tRNA hydrolase, whose product MKLIVGLGNPGVRYQRTRHNAGYMVIDELAREARTGAWHTQCQSLLCTAAIAAQQVLLAKPVTFMNASGRAVQLLLDEYRIDPRELILILDDFNLPLGRVRIRERGSSGGHNGMESVICTLNRDEVIRVRLGIGEENMPEEKAEFVLSDFPPGEAAQVSEMIGRAAGAVRLIVTDGASRAMSVFNA is encoded by the coding sequence GTGAAACTGATTGTGGGACTCGGTAACCCCGGTGTGCGCTATCAGCGGACCCGGCACAACGCCGGATACATGGTGATCGATGAGCTGGCTCGCGAAGCTCGGACCGGAGCGTGGCACACGCAGTGCCAGTCCCTCCTGTGCACGGCCGCGATCGCAGCGCAACAGGTGCTGCTGGCAAAGCCTGTCACTTTCATGAATGCCAGCGGCCGCGCCGTTCAGCTCTTGCTCGACGAGTACCGGATCGACCCGAGAGAGCTGATTCTGATCCTCGACGATTTCAACCTGCCCCTGGGCAGGGTCCGGATCCGGGAACGAGGATCATCCGGCGGCCACAACGGGATGGAATCGGTCATCTGCACGCTCAACAGGGATGAGGTCATCCGCGTGCGGCTCGGGATCGGTGAAGAGAACATGCCCGAAGAAAAGGCCGAGTTCGTGCTCTCGGACTTTCCGCCGGGCGAAGCGGCGCAAGTAAGCGAGATGATCGGCCGGGCCGCAGGGGCGGTCCGATTAATCGTTACCGACGGCGCTTCCCGAGCCATGTCAGTCTTTAATGCTTGA
- a CDS encoding ribose-phosphate pyrophosphokinase, with protein MRHKGFSPVDGQLKVFCGNSNPALAEEICRHLRIPLGQANLTTFSDGEVYVQILENVRGRDVFIVQPTCCPVNDNLMELLIMIDAFKRSSAARITAVMPYYGYARQDRKDKPRVAISSKLVADLLTSAGADRILTMDLHAGQIQGFFNIPVDHLFAAPVLIDYLQKLKLPDLTMVSPDAGGVERARAFAKRLSADLAVVDKRRTAPNEAEVMRIIGDVRGRNVIICDDIIDTAGTLVHTARALRKQKAKRIFSCATHAVLSGPALDRLRDAPLEEIILTNTIPNDTSKVLPNMKVLSVAGLLAKAIRSIHEETSVSNLFV; from the coding sequence GAGGCACAAAGGATTCAGTCCGGTGGATGGGCAGCTGAAAGTCTTTTGCGGGAATTCCAATCCCGCCCTGGCCGAGGAAATCTGCAGGCATTTGCGGATTCCCCTAGGGCAGGCGAATCTTACCACCTTTTCCGATGGTGAGGTCTACGTCCAGATCCTGGAAAACGTGCGCGGCAGAGACGTCTTCATCGTTCAGCCGACCTGCTGCCCGGTGAATGACAATTTGATGGAACTGCTGATCATGATCGACGCCTTCAAGCGTTCTTCGGCGGCCCGGATCACGGCGGTAATGCCCTATTACGGCTATGCGCGCCAGGATCGGAAGGACAAGCCCCGGGTCGCGATCAGTTCCAAACTGGTGGCGGACCTGCTCACCTCGGCGGGCGCGGACCGGATCCTGACCATGGACCTGCACGCAGGGCAGATCCAGGGTTTCTTCAACATTCCCGTCGATCATCTTTTTGCGGCGCCGGTGCTGATCGACTACCTCCAGAAACTGAAGCTTCCGGACCTCACGATGGTATCCCCTGATGCCGGAGGCGTGGAACGCGCGCGCGCCTTCGCCAAGCGGCTGAGCGCCGACCTGGCCGTGGTCGACAAGCGGCGGACCGCACCCAACGAAGCCGAAGTCATGCGCATCATCGGCGATGTCAGGGGGAGAAACGTCATCATCTGCGACGACATTATCGATACTGCCGGAACGCTGGTCCATACGGCCCGGGCACTGCGCAAACAGAAAGCCAAGAGGATTTTCTCATGCGCGACTCATGCGGTGCTGAGCGGCCCCGCCCTGGACCGGCTGAGAGACGCGCCGCTGGAAGAGATCATCCTCACCAACACCATACCGAACGACACATCGAAAGTCCTGCCCAACATGAAGGTTTTGAGTGTGGCAGGTCTGCTGGCCAAGGCCATCCGCAGCATTCACGAAGAGACCAGCGTCAGCAATTTATTCGTTTAA
- the dnaB gene encoding replicative DNA helicase yields MPIDISLEKTLPCNLEAERSILGAILLDDKAIHTAVETLRKEDFYLESHRRIFEKMFALTADGTAIDLVTLKNELQRSDELESAGGAAYLASLTDGMPRAINIEHYAEIVKEKATLRRLIQISNESMARSYQGEESAQEILGDLEKAIFEIASRQFLTGFAPIEPLVSAVYKHIEEVSNRKTLVTGVETGFTELDKMTAGLHPADLIIVAARPGLGKTSLCLNIAQFVALKKQQSVGIFSLEMSKEQLVKRLLCAEAEIDSHKVNTGFLNKEDWSRLGRAAGLLSQSKIFIDDTAGMSIAEMRSKARRLALEHGLDILFVDYLQLMSGSNQRYENRTQEISQISRGLKALAKEIHVPVVAISQLSRAIEMRRGDHRPQLSDLRESGSIEQDADVVMFIYREDAVGPSDENSGVAEIIIGKQRNGPTGTFKLAFIKQFTKFADLWQGNEE; encoded by the coding sequence ATGCCTATCGATATCAGTCTCGAAAAGACACTCCCCTGCAACCTGGAAGCCGAGCGCTCCATTCTGGGCGCCATTCTCCTTGACGACAAGGCGATCCACACCGCCGTCGAGACTCTGCGCAAGGAGGATTTCTACCTCGAAAGCCACCGCCGGATCTTCGAGAAGATGTTTGCGCTCACGGCGGATGGCACCGCGATCGACCTGGTTACACTGAAAAATGAACTCCAGCGCTCCGACGAGCTTGAAAGCGCCGGCGGAGCCGCTTACCTGGCAAGCCTCACCGACGGCATGCCGCGCGCCATCAACATCGAGCACTACGCCGAGATCGTAAAAGAAAAAGCCACGCTGCGCCGTTTGATCCAGATTTCAAATGAGTCCATGGCGCGCAGCTACCAGGGCGAGGAGTCGGCACAGGAGATCCTTGGAGACCTCGAGAAGGCTATTTTCGAAATCGCCAGCCGCCAGTTTCTGACCGGTTTTGCACCCATCGAGCCGCTTGTCAGCGCGGTCTACAAGCACATCGAAGAAGTCTCCAACCGCAAGACGCTGGTCACCGGCGTCGAGACCGGCTTCACCGAGCTGGACAAGATGACGGCCGGGTTGCATCCGGCCGACCTGATCATCGTGGCTGCCCGGCCGGGACTGGGAAAAACCAGTCTCTGCCTTAACATCGCACAGTTTGTCGCGCTCAAGAAGCAGCAATCCGTGGGCATCTTCTCTCTCGAAATGAGCAAAGAGCAGCTGGTGAAACGGCTGCTGTGCGCCGAAGCGGAAATCGACTCCCACAAAGTCAACACCGGCTTTCTTAACAAGGAAGATTGGAGCAGGCTGGGGCGGGCGGCGGGTTTGCTATCGCAGTCAAAGATCTTCATCGATGACACGGCAGGCATGTCCATTGCAGAAATGCGTTCGAAGGCGCGGCGCCTGGCCCTCGAGCACGGCCTCGACATCCTGTTCGTAGACTACCTCCAGCTGATGAGCGGCTCGAATCAGCGTTACGAAAACCGCACCCAGGAGATCTCTCAGATCTCACGCGGCCTCAAGGCCCTCGCCAAGGAGATCCACGTCCCGGTAGTCGCCATCTCACAGCTGAGCCGGGCGATCGAGATGCGCCGGGGCGATCACCGTCCCCAGCTCTCCGACCTGCGGGAATCGGGCTCCATCGAGCAGGATGCGGATGTGGTGATGTTCATTTATCGCGAAGATGCCGTCGGCCCGTCGGACGAAAACAGCGGCGTCGCCGAAATCATCATCGGCAAGCAACGCAACGGCCCGACCGGCACCTTCAAGCTCGCCTTCATCAAGCAGTTCACGAAGTTCGCTGACCTCTGGCAAGGCAACGAAGAATGA